A single region of the Govania unica genome encodes:
- a CDS encoding SDR family NAD(P)-dependent oxidoreductase, giving the protein MENDRKTLVLTGASRGIGHATVKRFSSAGWRVIACSRHAFPEDCPWQAGPEDHVQVDLGDPEDRVRGIEEIRRRLNGGPLHALVNNAGISPKGEGGSRLNTLNTPEEDWRKVFEVNFFAPVVLARGLFEELKQVQGSIVNVTSIAGGRVHPFAGSAYATSKAALASLTREMAADLGPYGIRVNAIAPGEIDTAILSPGTDKIVAEIPMRRLGKPEEVARTIYYLCTDQSAYVTGSEIHINGGQHV; this is encoded by the coding sequence ATGGAGAACGACCGGAAAACGCTGGTGTTGACAGGGGCGAGCCGGGGCATCGGACATGCCACGGTAAAGCGCTTTTCAAGTGCGGGCTGGCGGGTGATTGCCTGCTCGCGCCATGCTTTCCCCGAGGATTGCCCCTGGCAGGCCGGGCCCGAGGACCATGTGCAGGTCGATCTTGGCGACCCCGAAGACCGCGTGCGCGGGATCGAGGAAATTCGCCGTCGCCTCAATGGCGGGCCTTTGCATGCGCTGGTGAACAATGCGGGCATTTCACCGAAAGGTGAGGGTGGAAGCCGCCTGAATACGCTCAACACCCCGGAAGAAGACTGGCGCAAGGTGTTCGAAGTTAATTTCTTCGCCCCCGTCGTGCTGGCGCGCGGGCTGTTCGAGGAACTGAAGCAGGTTCAGGGTTCGATCGTCAATGTGACCTCGATCGCCGGTGGTCGCGTGCATCCCTTCGCGGGGTCGGCCTATGCGACGTCCAAGGCGGCGCTCGCGTCCCTCACACGGGAAATGGCGGCGGATCTTGGGCCTTATGGCATTCGGGTCAACGCCATCGCGCCGGGTGAAATCGATACGGCGATCCTGTCGCCCGGCACCGATAAAATCGTGGCCGAAATCCCCATGCGCCGTTTAGGCAAGCCCGAGGAAGTCGCACGCACGATCTATTATCTCTGCACCGACCAATCAGCCTATGTGACCGGCTCGGAAATCCACATCAACGGCGGTCAGCATGTCTAG
- a CDS encoding RT0821/Lpp0805 family surface protein, producing the protein MSNKAVLLITALSLTVTACAENGSKPMISNTTTGVVAGAAVGAVAGTAIVGGTVATIVGALAGAYIGGEIGKSLDDRDRKSMEQSTQTALNSSPAGKTSRWTNSESGSTGSVTPQPSYRDSKGRLCREYQETVNSKGQTQTGYRTACQESDGSWRIVNG; encoded by the coding sequence ATGTCAAACAAGGCTGTTCTGCTCATCACCGCACTTTCCCTGACTGTTACCGCCTGCGCTGAAAACGGCTCGAAACCCATGATCAGCAACACCACCACGGGTGTCGTGGCCGGGGCCGCCGTGGGCGCGGTCGCAGGCACCGCCATCGTGGGTGGCACGGTGGCGACCATTGTCGGGGCGCTTGCCGGTGCCTATATCGGCGGTGAAATCGGCAAATCGCTTGATGACCGTGATCGCAAGTCCATGGAGCAGTCGACCCAGACCGCGCTCAATTCCTCTCCCGCTGGGAAAACCTCGCGCTGGACCAACTCCGAAAGCGGCAGCACCGGGTCGGTGACCCCGCAGCCGAGCTATCGCGACAGCAAAGGGCGGCTCTGCCGCGAATATCAGGAAACCGTCAACAGCAAGGGTCAGACCCAGACCGGCTACCGCACCGCGTGCCAGGAATCGGATGGCTCCTGGCGGATCGTCAACGGTTAG
- a CDS encoding cation diffusion facilitator family transporter has protein sequence MTQEKSLSFDQKGAEMRRVTRTSVVVALVLVAIKSFAWVYTGSVALLGSLLDSFLDAFASGVTLLAITHAITPADREHRFGHGKAEAIAGLLQAAIISVSALYLFVQSIQRFITPVTPTNSSAGIIVVVISIALTAWLVRYQRRVVERTGSLAVSSDSLHYVGDVMMNAGILVSLMLVEFGVGAYADAVMGVIIAGILGKSVWSIASNAFDMLMDREMADEERARIKEVVLAHPEVQGLHDLRTRTSGLISFIQFHVELDPTLSLMRAHQISDAVQGNLSRAFPDADIIIHTDPGYDGPGPEAKDKKTAEDMI, from the coding sequence ATGACGCAAGAAAAATCACTCAGCTTTGACCAGAAGGGTGCCGAGATGCGCCGGGTCACCCGGACATCCGTGGTGGTGGCACTTGTTCTTGTGGCCATCAAAAGCTTTGCCTGGGTCTATACGGGGTCGGTGGCCTTGCTCGGGTCTTTGCTCGACTCGTTTCTCGATGCCTTCGCCTCGGGGGTGACGTTGCTCGCCATTACCCATGCGATTACGCCCGCCGACCGGGAGCATCGCTTCGGCCATGGCAAGGCGGAGGCGATCGCCGGGCTTTTGCAGGCAGCGATCATTTCCGTATCGGCGCTTTATCTTTTTGTTCAGTCGATCCAGCGCTTCATCACCCCGGTCACGCCAACCAACAGCAGCGCAGGCATCATTGTCGTCGTGATTTCGATTGCCTTGACGGCCTGGCTTGTGCGCTATCAGCGCCGGGTGGTGGAGCGCACGGGGTCGCTCGCCGTCAGCTCCGACAGTCTGCATTACGTCGGCGACGTGATGATGAATGCCGGGATCCTTGTGTCCCTGATGCTGGTCGAGTTCGGCGTCGGGGCTTATGCTGACGCGGTGATGGGGGTGATCATCGCCGGCATTCTCGGGAAAAGCGTCTGGTCCATTGCGAGCAACGCCTTTGATATGCTGATGGATCGCGAAATGGCCGATGAAGAGCGTGCGCGCATCAAGGAGGTCGTGCTTGCCCATCCGGAGGTCCAGGGGCTTCACGATCTGCGCACGCGTACGTCAGGCCTGATAAGCTTCATTCAATTTCATGTAGAGCTTGATCCGACCCTCAGCCTGATGCGCGCACATCAGATTTCAGATGCGGTGCAGGGCAACCTGTCGCGCGCGTTTCCCGACGCGGATATCATTATACATACCGATCCGGGCTATGATGGGCCCGGACCTGAGGCCAAAGACAAAAAGACTGCGGAGGACATGATATGA
- a CDS encoding DUF6868 family protein has translation MTLPELSHFLLCCTILNYVILVLWFLVFLCVHDGLERLHSRWFQMTRGQFDAIHYGAMAVYKIGILLLNLVPYVVLQLMPWR, from the coding sequence ATGACTTTACCTGAACTCAGTCATTTCCTGCTCTGCTGCACGATCCTCAATTACGTCATTCTGGTTTTGTGGTTTCTGGTCTTCCTCTGCGTCCATGATGGACTGGAGCGGCTGCATAGCCGTTGGTTCCAGATGACACGGGGTCAATTTGACGCCATCCATTACGGCGCCATGGCGGTGTACAAGATCGGGATTCTGCTCCTGAACCTTGTGCCCTATGTGGTGCTGCAGCTTATGCCCTGGCGGTGA
- the pdxH gene encoding pyridoxamine 5'-phosphate oxidase, whose translation MTDGSLSPFDLFGDWFAEAEASEPNEPTAMALATATADGRPSVRMVLLKKWDDRGFVFYTNLESRKGQEIAENPHAALCFHWKSLRKQIRIEGPLRPVPPEEADAYFASRARDSRIGAWASQQSRPMEGMFRLEREVAKYAAKFGLGEIPRPPFWSGFRLVPERIEFWHDRQFRLHDRQLFEREGDSWTVTQLFP comes from the coding sequence ATGACGGATGGTTCGCTTTCTCCCTTTGATCTCTTTGGTGACTGGTTCGCTGAAGCTGAGGCATCCGAGCCGAACGAACCGACTGCCATGGCGCTGGCCACCGCGACCGCCGATGGCCGTCCGTCGGTTCGCATGGTGCTCCTGAAGAAATGGGACGACCGGGGGTTTGTGTTTTACACCAATCTTGAAAGCCGCAAGGGCCAGGAGATTGCCGAAAATCCGCATGCTGCCCTTTGTTTCCATTGGAAATCACTGCGCAAGCAGATCCGGATCGAGGGGCCGCTTAGGCCAGTCCCTCCTGAAGAAGCCGACGCTTATTTCGCGAGCCGGGCTCGGGACAGCCGCATCGGTGCCTGGGCATCGCAACAATCGCGGCCGATGGAGGGCATGTTCCGGCTTGAACGCGAGGTGGCCAAATATGCCGCCAAGTTCGGGCTTGGCGAGATCCCGCGTCCGCCCTTCTGGTCGGGTTTCCGTCTGGTTCCGGAGCGCATCGAGTTCTGGCATGATCGCCAGTTCCGCCTGCATGACCGGCAGTTGTTTGAACGTGAGGGCGACAGCTGGACCGTTACGCAGCTGTTCCCTTGA
- a CDS encoding ArsC family reductase: MIKVYGIPNCDTVKKARNWLDGFKIDYQFHDYRKDGISTDMVTAWAAELGFEALLNRRGTTWRGLPDSDKADVDSLKAVALMVAHPALIKRPLFDTGAERYVGFGADVQARLRERT; encoded by the coding sequence ATGATCAAGGTTTATGGCATTCCCAATTGCGATACGGTGAAAAAGGCCCGCAACTGGCTGGATGGTTTTAAGATTGATTATCAATTTCATGATTACCGCAAGGATGGTATAAGCACGGATATGGTCACTGCCTGGGCTGCTGAGCTTGGTTTCGAAGCGCTTCTCAATCGGCGCGGTACGACCTGGCGCGGGTTACCGGACAGTGACAAGGCGGATGTTGATAGCCTGAAGGCGGTTGCTTTGATGGTGGCGCATCCGGCGCTCATCAAACGGCCGCTGTTCGATACGGGTGCCGAGCGATATGTAGGCTTTGGCGCGGATGTACAAGCGCGATTGCGCGAAAGGACCTGA